A stretch of the Osmerus eperlanus chromosome 10, fOsmEpe2.1, whole genome shotgun sequence genome encodes the following:
- the LOC134028041 gene encoding E3 SUMO-protein ligase ZBED1-like isoform X2 — MTAQNELSLPLHKLITESPTRWGSRLKMMERVLEQEKAITQVLAGDKKTRHLVPTWQDIQVLESVTAALKPLQDFTDALSGEAYVSVSYLKPVINLLNAEVLNLSKDDTELTKEIKIKVLDYLNNKYTDPATDELLSMATFLDPRFKTRYMSAEKLEDIKVRAASETEALLVENTALGKSSLAEDHTDREKEASTAHQSGKKPKKSLGSFFKQTSSAPASCSERQIIEQELNSYILATAADSESDPLEWWRFHGSNFPRVSCLAKKYLCIPATSAPSERAFSTGGNVVTCHRAALKPETVNMLVFLARNL; from the exons ATGACAGCACAGAATGAACTAAGCCTGCCCCTGCACAAGCTCATCACAGAATCTCCGACAAGGTGGGGATCTCGTCTGAAAATGATGGAAAGAGTCCTGGAGCAGGAAAAGGCCATTACACAGGTCCTGGCAGGGGACAAAAAGACACGGCACCTTGTACCTACCTGGCAAGACATCCAGGTCTTGGAATCAGTCACAGCAGCACTGAAGCCACTCCAGGACTTTACAGATGCCCTGTCAGGAGAAGCGTATGTGAGCGTGTCCTATTTGAAGCCTGTCATCAATCTGTTAAATGCAGAGGTTCTAAATCTGAGCAAGGACGATACAGAACTGACCAAAGAGATCAAGATCAAGGTTCTTGATTACTTGAATAACAAGTACACTGACCCTGCAACAGATGAGCTGCTCTCCATGGCTACCTTTCTAGATCCAAGGTTCAAGACCAGGTACATGTCCGCTGAGAAACTGGAGGACATTAAG GTGAGAGCTGCCTCAGAGACCGAAGCCCTCCTGGTGGAGAACACAGCCCTGGGAAAATCGTCTCTTGCAGAGGATCACACTGACAGGGAGAAAGAAGCTTCCACTGCTCATCAATCAGGCAAGAAGCCCAAGAAGAGCCTTGGGAGCTTCTTTAAGCAGACCAGCAGTGCACCTGCCTCATGTTCAGAGAGGCAGATCATTGAGCAAGAGCTGAATAGCTACATTCTGGCAACGGCAGCAGACAGCGAGTCTGATCCTTTGGAGTGGTGGCGATTTCACGGATCTAATTTTCCACGTGTGAGTTGTCTGGCAAAGAAATACTTATGCATCCCTGCCACAAGTGCCCCCTCTGAGAGGGCATTCAGCACTGGGGGCAATGTGGTGACATGTCACAGGGCAGCACTAAAGCCAGAAACAGTCAACATGCTGGTATTCCTGGCACGGAACTTGTGA
- the LOC134028041 gene encoding E3 SUMO-protein ligase ZBED1-like isoform X1, translating into MSENTEIDVAQEQEDKLVKKKGGTSVVWNWFGFKISDPDQNTTLCKLCRRVVLAKGGNTTNLFNHLKNIHVREYEQCTRMRETVSPGARPKTSQTRTQQSIISSFAAGTCYEKTSKKWIDITAAITNHIAKDMVPIQTVEKEGFRKLIQTLDPRYEIPSRKYFSQKCLPQLYTECWDRVYSEINNIPFFSTTADLWSSRTTEPYISLTIHYIDGDWKLKSKCLQTSYFPDDHTGEIIAGGLRDILSSWGLKESRQVCMTTDSGSNMIKALQLNKWANLGCFGHRLHNAIERSVQNAPGPQGCAISRATGVCKKVVSTFSYSWKKQKALMTAQNELSLPLHKLITESPTRWGSRLKMMERVLEQEKAITQVLAGDKKTRHLVPTWQDIQVLESVTAALKPLQDFTDALSGEAYVSVSYLKPVINLLNAEVLNLSKDDTELTKEIKIKVLDYLNNKYTDPATDELLSMATFLDPRFKTRYMSAEKLEDIKVRAASETEALLVENTALGKSSLAEDHTDREKEASTAHQSGKKPKKSLGSFFKQTSSAPASCSERQIIEQELNSYILATAADSESDPLEWWRFHGSNFPRVSCLAKKYLCIPATSAPSERAFSTGGNVVTCHRAALKPETVNMLVFLARNL; encoded by the exons ATGAGCGAAAACACAGAAATTGATGTTGCTCAAGAGCAGGAGGATAAATTGGTTAAGAAGAAAGGGGGCACCTCTGTTGTTTGGAACTGGTTTGGCTTTAAAATCTCCGACCCCGACCAAAACACTACCCTATGCAAGTTGTGTCGTCGTGTTGTCTTAGCAAAAGGTGGAAACACGACCAACCTGTTCAATCACTTAAAAAACATACATGTCCGTGAGTATGAACAATGCACCAGAATGCGTGAGACAGTAAGCCCAGGAGCTCGCCCGAAGACAAGCCAGACTCGCACTCAACAATCAATTATATCATCATTTGCTGCCGGTACTTGCTATGAGAAGACGAGCAAAAAATGGATAGACATCACAGCTGCGATTACAAATCACATAGCGAAGGACATGGTACCGATTCAAACTGTGGAGAAAGAGGGGTTCAGAAAGTTGATTCAAACTCTGGACCCAAGATATGAGATCCCGAGCCGCAAATATTTTAGCCAAAAATGCCTGCCACAGCTTTACACAGAATGCTGGGACAGAGTTTACAGTGAGATAAATAACATTCCATTCTTCTCCACTACTGCCGATCTATGGTCAAGTCGTACCACAGAACCTTATATAAGCCTCACAATCCATTACATAGACGGTGACTGGAAACTGAAAAGTAAGTGCCTACAGACGTCTTATTTCCCAGACGACCACACCGGGGAAATAATTGCAGGTGGGCTGAGGGACATACTGTCGTCCTGGGGATTAAAAGAGTCGCGTCAAGTTTGTATGACGACCGACAGCGGATCGAACATGATCAAGGCATTGCAGCTGAACAAGTGGGCAAACCTTGGATGTTTCGGACACAGGCTGCACAATGCTATTG AGAGGAGTGTCCAAAACGCTCCCGGGCCACAGGGGTGTGCGATTTCCCGGGCCACAGGGGTTTGCAAAAAGGTGGTTAGCACGTTCTCATACAGCTGGAAAAAGCAGAAGGCCCTGATGACAGCACAGAATGAACTAAGCCTGCCCCTGCACAAGCTCATCACAGAATCTCCGACAAGGTGGGGATCTCGTCTGAAAATGATGGAAAGAGTCCTGGAGCAGGAAAAGGCCATTACACAGGTCCTGGCAGGGGACAAAAAGACACGGCACCTTGTACCTACCTGGCAAGACATCCAGGTCTTGGAATCAGTCACAGCAGCACTGAAGCCACTCCAGGACTTTACAGATGCCCTGTCAGGAGAAGCGTATGTGAGCGTGTCCTATTTGAAGCCTGTCATCAATCTGTTAAATGCAGAGGTTCTAAATCTGAGCAAGGACGATACAGAACTGACCAAAGAGATCAAGATCAAGGTTCTTGATTACTTGAATAACAAGTACACTGACCCTGCAACAGATGAGCTGCTCTCCATGGCTACCTTTCTAGATCCAAGGTTCAAGACCAGGTACATGTCCGCTGAGAAACTGGAGGACATTAAG GTGAGAGCTGCCTCAGAGACCGAAGCCCTCCTGGTGGAGAACACAGCCCTGGGAAAATCGTCTCTTGCAGAGGATCACACTGACAGGGAGAAAGAAGCTTCCACTGCTCATCAATCAGGCAAGAAGCCCAAGAAGAGCCTTGGGAGCTTCTTTAAGCAGACCAGCAGTGCACCTGCCTCATGTTCAGAGAGGCAGATCATTGAGCAAGAGCTGAATAGCTACATTCTGGCAACGGCAGCAGACAGCGAGTCTGATCCTTTGGAGTGGTGGCGATTTCACGGATCTAATTTTCCACGTGTGAGTTGTCTGGCAAAGAAATACTTATGCATCCCTGCCACAAGTGCCCCCTCTGAGAGGGCATTCAGCACTGGGGGCAATGTGGTGACATGTCACAGGGCAGCACTAAAGCCAGAAACAGTCAACATGCTGGTATTCCTGGCACGGAACTTGTGA